From a region of the Archocentrus centrarchus isolate MPI-CPG fArcCen1 chromosome 18, fArcCen1, whole genome shotgun sequence genome:
- the LOC115797455 gene encoding LOW QUALITY PROTEIN: up-regulator of cell proliferation-like (The sequence of the model RefSeq protein was modified relative to this genomic sequence to represent the inferred CDS: inserted 1 base in 1 codon; deleted 1 base in 1 codon), producing MDNRESQAAEMPTNTKTHLESFLEDLALAQYYREKLSLCKILEINKMAITDEPAKCKSDFPWYFLRKLIMFNVTARNLTYTSGCEPKCDDESESTEFDFDSDSETDDMLNPLDIITALFLCSDGFLQQEMALKMSMCQFSVPLLLPNCDTKQCTLMLWAVRNIVKKYRPHFLSESKGFIEDRIVLSELPMISFVRLGECSLSKSEILNKLLSNSQQYHDTFVHHNMECGDSPRRISNGLTEISWYLPCGNTNIDIFSQPVAVANLHGDVASFETQYFFLCQTSAAVFVFFDYLDSDCSLLINHHHKAQIFLVGNYYSKRFSEDALEKVTTKLGLTKNSIIIIRRKQKNEADFVKTLRKRVRDVVENSKRKMKIEQMVDIAHELGILVDEDSPECQSAKKNAEAIIAEIQDILKYKEDQLPRQGQIWKQLTCLEKEEFRLRKVGSENVEDYKSELQVQKKELRKKQNSYEVSPAMTCFINAISSPGTERFYFLKWMRMNLDNLSRIKLSELREKYKEKCKNSENKEEIKEIDKQLSNSSLGTEHFFREMGQIYEASLSLPQTHPSRQQLQHLPKLCAELLLDGFPLELVDGDASNIPLRWVSDVLSQLSDLVSPNRKILVVTVLGVQSTGKSTLLNTMFGVQFAVSSGRGTRGAFMSFIKISEDIKKVLDCDFMVIIDTEGLKSPELSQLDNSYEHDNELATLVVGLSDVIIVNVAMENSTEMKDILQIVVHAFLRMKEVGKKPKCQFVHQNVSDVSAHEKNSRDRKLLLEQLNEMTQAAAKMEKKEENKSFTDVMEYSPDTGNWYIPGLWNGNPPMAPVSAGYSEGVYELKKNIIQLLRNCESSANEILEFKEWLKSLWNAVKHENFIFSFRNSLVAXAYMRLCTEFNKWEWEFKKEMHTWVTNAETRISNFGTAAVKSESFDMREFLRSLKSEASIKLSTWETKLLKNLTEFFKQTEGHVYLVEAYKEEFSNSAKIVWKEMERSVYNQLTAAAEIREGMKELEKIKKNHTKETEKAVSVLIEKCRKKKVQMTDTELNKEFDKMWSETLEKLIFFEHKTTNVFTSISHCLRTNLSHRGSRACELLSQKSLQDCGKEPFKYTAEGFHGKILRTMSKWLNTQGHTMATQNLADSIIDACSLFLSEKVKRQKNYCDTYIQEILHIIDEKLQNNGDVKTKIEFEVSLKQHICGFAAREFQKMHEDFIQENDPYTCLMKTKEGFCDDFKNIFYEQDQCQKKAEEFTNQCLKPAVEDFINRSLGLNIIDEMLTCEQFSTRMSLQYSVLLDLLSKDDLENYVSYICSYEKYVKTWILIKMKEHFSTVSTAFKFEDQHLLSCIISIDTAINKAKTGKNKNLKIYVEDICRELGDKLVISQDALGVFMILNNADKQQFAHWLTVSVDEMAEDLRKEFQILDFERKLHHLHVQPQNELFNRLIGCGKQCPFCKAPCDAGGGRHTEHFASMHRPRSLGGLRSSSTQKLGTEICSSLVMSDQHFRCSDTNYKWYPYKNYRKIYPNWIIPPDASLEASDYWKYVMTKYNRSFAKECNTQPADIPVRWNNITKVQAEKSLKEMFSIR from the exons ATGGACAACAGAGAAAGCCAGGCTGCTGAGATGCCTACAAACACAA AGACACACCTGGAGAGCTTCCTGGAGGATCTGGCCTTGGCACAGTACTACAGAGAGAAGCTTTCACTCTGCAAAATACTTGAAATAAACAAGATGGCCATTACTGATGAACCTGCCAAGTGTAAATCAGACTTTCCATGGTATTTTCTTAGGAAATTGATCATGTTTAATGTAACAGCAAGAAATTTGACATACACATCAGGTTGTGAGCCAAAGTGTGATGATGAATCAGAAAGTACAGAGTTTGATTTTGATAGTGACAGTGAAACAGATGACATGCTAAACCCTCTTGACATAATCACtgctctttttctgtgttctgatgGTTTTCTACAGCAGGAAATGGCACTAAAAATGTCCATGTGTCAGTtctctgttcctctgctgcttcccAATTGTGACACAAAACAGTGCACACTCATGCTGTGGGCCGTGAGAAACATTGTTAAAAAGTACAGACCTCACTTTCTGTCAGAATCCAAGGGCTTCATTGAGGACAGAATTGTTCTCTCTGAACTTCCAATGATCTCCTTTGTCAGACTGGGTGAATGCTCCTTGTCCAAGTCAGAGATTCTCAATAAACTTCTGAGCAACTCTCAGCAGTACCATGACACCTTTGTGCATCACAACATGGAGTGTGGTGACAGTCCAAGAAGAATATCCAATGGACTGACTGAAATTTCTTGGTATCTACCTTGTGGAAACACAAACATTGATATCTTCAGTCAGCCAGTGGCTGTAGCTAACCTTCATGGAGACGTTGCTTCCTTTGAAACACAATATTTCTTTTTGTGTCAGACATCTGCAGCagtttttgtgttctttgactatctggactctgactgcagTCTACTTATCAACCACCACCACAAGGCACAGATCTTCTTGGTTGGTAACTATTACAGCAAGCGCTTCAGTGAAGATGCTTTAGAAAAAGTCACAACTAAGTTGGGCTTGACTAAAAACAGCATCATAATTATTAggaggaaacagaaaaatgaagcagacTTTGTAAAAACTTTGAGAAAAAGAGTCAGAGATGTAGTTGAGAACtcaaagaggaagatgaaaatAGAGCAGATGGTGGACATTGCCCATGAACTGGGAATCCTGGTTGATGAAGACTCTCCAGAGTGCCAGAgtgcaaagaaaaatgcagaagccATCATTGCAGAAATTCAAGACATCCTTAAATACAAAGAAGATCAGCTGCCAAGGCAAGGCCAAATATGGAAACAACTGACCTGCTTAGAGAAGGAAGAATTTCGGCTTCGAAAAGTTGGATCTGAAAATGTTGAAGACTACAAAAGTGAACTTCAGGTACAGAAAAAAGAACTGCGTAAAAAGCAAAACTCTTATGAGGTGTCACCAGCTATGACATGCTTCATCAATGCGATATCAAGCCCAGGAACAGAAAGGTTTTATTTCCTGAAATGGATGCGAATGAACCTTGATAACCTGTCTCGCATAAAACTGTCTGAACTTCGggagaaatataaagaaaaatgcaagaaCTCGGAGAACAAAGAGGAGATCAAAGAAATTGACAAACAACTTTCCAACAGCTCTCTGGGGACTGAACACTTCTTCCGTGAAATGGGTCAGATCTATGAAGCCTCACTGTCCCTTCCACAAACACACCCATCACGTCAACAGTTGCAACATCTGCCCAAACTGTGTGCAGAGTTGTTGCTCGATGGATTTCCCCTTGAGCTTGTAGATGGAGATGCATCCAACATCCCTCTCAGATGGGTGAGTGATGTTCTCTCTCAGCTCAGTGACTTGGTGTCTCCAAACAGAAAGATACTGGTGGTCACAGTTCTTGGAGTTCAGAGCACAGGAAAGTCCACTCTCCTTAACACCATGTTTGGAGTGCAGTTTGCAGTCAGCAGTGGTCGAGGTACTCGCGGGGCCTTCATGTCATTCATCAAAATCAGTGAAGACATCAAAAAAGTCCTAGACTGTGACTTCATGGTGATCATtgacactgagggcttaaagtCACCAGAACTTTCACAGCTGGATAACAGCtatgaacatgacaatgagctcGCTACACTTGTTGTTGGTCTGAGTGATGTCATCATTGTCAATGTTGCAATGGAGAATTCAACTGAAATGAAGGACATCCTACAAATAGTTGTTCATGCTTTTCTCAGGATGAAGGAGGTGGGAAAAAAGCCTAAGTGTCAGTTTGTTCACCAGAATGTGTCGGATGTTTCAGCCCATGAGAAGAACTCACGAGACAGGAAACTGCTCCTGGAACAGTTAAATGAGATGACCCAGGCAGCAGCCaaaatggaaaagaaagaggagaacaAGAGCTTCACTGATGTGATGGAGTACAGTCCAGACACTGGGAACTGGTACATTCCTGGACTCTGGAATGGAAACCCACCAATGGCACCAGTCAGTGCAGGATACAGTGAGGGTGTATATGAGCTCAAGAAAAACATCATCCAACTACTAAGAAACTGTGAGTCATCAGCTAATGAGATCTTGGAGTTTAAAGAGTGGTTGAAGAGTCTGTGGAATGCAGTAAAGCACGAAAACTTCATCTTCAGCTTCAGAAACAGTCTAGTAG ATGCATACATGAGGCTCTGCACGGAATTCAACAAATGGGAGTGGGAattcaaaaaagaaatgcacacCTGGGTAACAAATGCAGAAACAAGAATTTCCAATTTTGGTACAGCTGCTGTAAAATCTGAATCTTTTGACATGAGAGAATTTCTCAGAtctttgaaaagtgaagcctCCATAAAGCTGTCTACATGGGAGACAAAACTTCTAAAAAATCTGACAGAGTTCTTCAAGCAAACAGAGGGTCATGTGTATCTGGTTGAAGCATACAAAGAAGAATTCTCAAACAGCGCAAAAATTGTTTGGAAAGAAATGGAGAGATCTGTTTATAATCagctcacagcagcagcagaaatcagagaGGGAATGAAAGAACTTGAAAAAATCAAGAAGAATCACACAAAAGAGACTGAAAAAGCAGTTTCTGTGTTGATAGAAAAatgtagaaagaaaaaagtccAGATGACAGACACAGAGCTGAACAAAGAGTTTGATAAGATGTGGAGTGAAACACTGGAGAAACTTATTTTTTTTGAACATAAGACCACAAATGTCTTCACCAGCATCTCTCACTGCCTGAGAACAAATCTGTCACACAGAGGGAGTCGTGCATGTGAACTATTAAGTCAAAAAAGTCTGCAAGATTGTGGAAAAGAACCTTTCAAATATACAGCTGAAGGGTTCCATGGTAAAATTTTACGCACAATGAGCAAGTGGTTAAACACTCAAGGTCACACAATGGCTACACAAAATCTGGCTGACAGCATCATAGATGCCTGCTCTCTGTTTTTgagtgaaaaagtgaaaagacaaaagaattACTGTGACACTTACATCCAGGAAATCCTACACATCATTGATGAGAAGCTACAGAACAATGGAGATGTTAAGACAAAGATTGAGTTTGAAGTTTCTCTAAAACAGCACATCTGTGGATTTGCAGCCAGAGAGTTTCAGAAAATGCACGAAGATTTCATCCAAGAAAATGATCCGTACACATGTCTGATGAAAACCAAGGAAGGATTTTGTGATGATTTCAAAAATATCTTCTATGAACAAGACCAGTGTCAGAAGAAGGCAGAAGAATTCACCAACCAATGCTTGAAGCCTGCTGTTGAAGACTTTATCAATCGTTCCCTGGGTCTTAATATCATTGATGAAATGCTGACATGTGAGCAGTTCAGCACACGAATGTCCTTA CAGTATTCAGTTTTACTGGATTTGCTTTCAAAGGATGATCTTGAAAACTATGTGAGCTATATTTGCTCATATGAGAAGTATGTAAAGACCTGGATACTCATAAAAATGAAGGAACACTTCTCAACTGTGTCAACAGCATTTAAGTTTGAGGACCAACATCTCCTGTCATGTATCATAAGCATAGATACTGCCATCAATAAggccaaaacaggaaagaataaaaacttgAAGATATATGTTGAAGATATTTGCAGAGAACTTGGTGATAAACTGGTTATTTCCCAGGATGCTCTTGGTGTTTTCATGATCTTGAACAATGCTGACAAGCAACAGTTTGCTCACTGGCTCACAGTGTCTGTGGATGAGATGGCAGAAGATCTTAGAAAAGAGTTTCAAATACTGGACTTTGAAAGGAAACTACATCATCTCCACGTGCAGCCCCAGAATGAGCTTTTCAACAGATTGATTGGTTGTGGCAAACAGTGTCCGTTCTGCAAAGCTCCCTGTGACGCAGGAGGAGGCCGCCATACTGAGCACTTTGCTTCAATGCATCGACCTCGGAGTCTGGGAGGATTAAGATCTTCATCTACACAAAAACTGGGGACTGAGATATGCTCTTCTCTCGTGATGAGTGACCAGCATTTTCGCTGCAGTGATACAAACTATAAATGGTACCCTTATAAGAATTACAGGAAAATTTATCCAAACTGGATAATTCCTCCAGATGCAAGCCTCGAGGCATCAGACTACTGGAAATATGTGATGACAAAATACAACAGGAGCTTTGCTAAAGAATGTAACACACAGCCTGCTGACATTCCTGTGAGATGGAACAATATCACAAAAGTGCAGGCAGAGAAAAGTCTCAAAGAGATGTTTTCCATCCGGTGA